From a single Parcubacteria group bacterium CG10_big_fil_rev_8_21_14_0_10_36_14 genomic region:
- a CDS encoding molecular chaperone DnaK, with protein sequence MSKILGIDLGTTNSCMSVVEGGSPKVLENKEGQRTTPSIVAINKNGERLVGQLAKRQAVTNPENTIFSVKRLIGRRFDDPEVKRDIELMSYEIVKSGDGVKVKMGDKEYSPQEVSAMILAKMKADAEEKLGEKIEEAVITVPAYFDDAQRQATKDAGEIAGLKVKRIINEPTAAALAYGFDKKKGQQAVVYDLGGGTFDVSVLDISADTVEVKSTNGDTHLGGDDFDQIIIQWILDEFKKSEGIDLGKDKLALQRIKEAAEKAKIELSTAGETEINQPFITSDQDGPKHLVMKLSRAKLEELVGGLVERTLIPCQKALDDAGFKKSDIEEIIMVGGMTRMPLVQKKVEEFFGKKPNVSVNPDEVVALGAAVQAGVLQGDVKDVLLLDVTPLSFGLETLGGVMTRLIERNTTIPTSKEQVFSTAADNQSSVEIHVLQGEREMATDNKTLGRFMLSGIPSAPRGVPQVLVKFDIDANGILNVSAKDQATGKEQKITITASSGLSKDEIEKMKKDAELHADEDKKKKEQIDTVNQADTMIYSTEKLIKDAGDKMKDDDKKEMQEKTEALKKAKEANDLEDMKKKMEELNQIAQKIGTAMYQNQQTTGAEPGAKDGAGESAEEKKEDNVQDAEAEEVKEEDKKEDK encoded by the coding sequence TCAATAAAAATGGCGAACGTTTGGTTGGACAATTGGCAAAACGCCAAGCCGTCACTAATCCGGAAAATACTATTTTTTCTGTTAAGCGTCTTATCGGACGTCGTTTTGACGACCCGGAAGTAAAACGCGACATAGAGCTTATGTCTTATGAAATAGTAAAGTCAGGAGACGGAGTAAAGGTAAAAATGGGAGACAAGGAGTATAGCCCGCAAGAAGTAAGCGCCATGATTTTGGCAAAAATGAAAGCAGACGCAGAAGAAAAATTGGGAGAAAAAATTGAAGAAGCTGTTATTACTGTGCCGGCATATTTTGATGACGCGCAACGTCAGGCAACAAAAGACGCGGGAGAAATCGCCGGATTAAAAGTAAAAAGAATTATTAATGAACCGACTGCAGCCGCTCTGGCTTATGGTTTTGATAAGAAAAAAGGCCAGCAAGCCGTTGTTTATGATTTGGGAGGCGGAACATTTGATGTTAGCGTTTTGGATATTTCCGCAGACACGGTTGAGGTAAAATCAACTAATGGCGATACTCATTTAGGCGGAGATGATTTTGACCAGATTATTATTCAATGGATTTTGGATGAATTTAAAAAATCCGAAGGTATTGATCTTGGAAAAGACAAGCTTGCTTTACAAAGAATTAAAGAAGCTGCGGAAAAGGCAAAAATAGAGTTATCCACAGCAGGGGAAACAGAAATAAACCAGCCGTTTATTACTTCAGACCAGGACGGGCCAAAGCATTTGGTAATGAAACTTTCTCGCGCAAAATTGGAAGAGCTGGTTGGTGGTTTAGTAGAAAGAACTTTAATTCCATGCCAAAAGGCTCTTGATGATGCCGGTTTCAAAAAATCCGACATTGAAGAGATAATTATGGTTGGCGGAATGACCCGCATGCCATTGGTTCAGAAAAAAGTGGAAGAATTTTTTGGTAAAAAACCAAACGTTTCAGTTAATCCGGATGAAGTTGTGGCTCTTGGCGCGGCTGTTCAGGCAGGCGTTTTGCAAGGCGACGTAAAAGACGTTTTGCTTTTGGACGTTACACCATTATCTTTTGGATTGGAAACATTGGGTGGTGTGATGACCCGTCTTATTGAACGCAATACAACAATCCCAACTTCGAAAGAACAGGTTTTTTCTACTGCCGCTGATAATCAATCAAGCGTAGAAATTCATGTTTTACAGGGTGAACGCGAAATGGCAACTGACAACAAAACACTCGGACGTTTTATGCTTTCCGGTATCCCATCAGCGCCAAGAGGAGTTCCGCAGGTTTTGGTCAAATTTGATATTGACGCTAACGGCATTTTGAATGTTTCAGCAAAAGACCAGGCAACAGGAAAAGAACAAAAGATTACAATTACCGCATCCAGCGGATTGTCTAAAGATGAAATTGAAAAAATGAAAAAAGATGCTGAGCTTCATGCTGATGAAGATAAAAAGAAAAAAGAACAGATTGATACTGTAAACCAGGCGGATACAATGATTTATTCTACGGAAAAATTAATTAAAGATGCCGGTGATAAAATGAAAGATGATGATAAAAAAGAAATGCAAGAAAAAACAGAAGCTTTGAAAAAAGCAAAAGAGGCAAATGATTTGGAAGATATGAAAAAGAAAATGGAAGAATTGAACCAAATTGCGCAAAAGATTGGTACGGCAATGTATCAGAATCAGCAAACAACCGGCGCAGAGCCGGGCGCAAAAGACGGAGCTGGCGAATCAGCAGAAGAAAAGAAAGAAGATAATGTGCAAGACGCAGAAGCGGAAGAAGTGAAGGAAGAAGATAAAAAAGAAGATAAATAA